One segment of Xiphias gladius isolate SHS-SW01 ecotype Sanya breed wild chromosome 1, ASM1685928v1, whole genome shotgun sequence DNA contains the following:
- the smyd2a gene encoding N-lysine methyltransferase SMYD2-A produces the protein MKNEGIEGTERFLSPDKGRGLRAVRDFAVGELVFACPAYSYVLTGNERGAHCEQCFTRREDLFKCGKCKQAYYCNVDCQRGDWPMHKLECVAMCAYGENWCPSETVRLVARIIMKQRVITERTPSERLLLLKEFEAHLDKMDSEKEEMNQADIAALHHFYSRHISDLPDEQALTELFAQVNCNGFTIEDEELSHLGSAVFPDVALMNHSCSPNVIVTYKGTVAEVRAVKEINPGEEIFNSYIDLLYPTEDRKERLLDSYFFTCQCTECTTKSKDKAKMEIRKLSFPPDPEEIRSMVHYAKNVIEEFRRAKHYKTPSELLEMCELSQEKMGAIFADTNVYMLHMMYQAMGVCLYMQDWDGAMSYGEKIIQPYSVHYPAYSLNVASMYLKLGRLYLGLEKKTQGVKALKKALAIMEVAHGKDHHYVAEVKREIEEQK, from the exons ATGAAGAACGAAGGCATAGAGGGGACGGAGAGGTTTCTGAGCCCGGACAAAGGCAGAGGCCTGCGGGCAGTGAGGGACTTCGCGGTGGGGGAGCTGGTGTTTGCCTGCCCTGCTTACTCCTACGTGTTGACAGGGAATGAGAGGGGAGCGCACTGTGAGCAATGCTTCACCAG GAGAGAAGACCTTTTTAAGTGTGGCAAATGTAAGCAGGCCTACTACTGCAATGTAGACTGCCAG AGAGGTGATTGGCCCATGCATAAGCTGGAGTGTGTAGCCATGTGTGCCTATGGGGAGAACTGGTGTCCATCAGAGACTGTCAGACTGGTGGCCAGAATTATCATGAAACAG AGAGTCATAACAGAGCGCACCCCTTCAGAAAGGCTGCTACTGCTCAAAGAGTTTGAAGCac ATTTAGATAAGATGGACAGCgagaaggaggagatgaacCAGGCAGACATAGCAGCACTGCATCACTTCTACTCTAGACACATCAGTGATCTCCCTGATGAACAGGCTCTCACTGAGCTTTTTGCACAG GTTAACTGTAATGGCTTTACCATAGAAGATGAGGAACTCTCCCATCTGGGATCAGCTGTTTTTCCTGA TGTAGCACTGATGAATCACAGCTGTAGTCCTAATGTCATAGTGACCTATAAAGGCACAGTAGCCGAAGTCAGAGCTGTTAAAGAGATAAACCCTGGAGAGGAG ATCTTTAACAGTTACATTGACCTGCTCTATCCAACAGAGGACAGGAAAGAGAGGTTGTTAGATTCCTACTTCTTCACATGCCAGTGTACTGAGTGCACCACCAAGTCTAAG GACAAAGCAAAAATGGAGATCAGGAAGCTGAGTTTTCCACCAGATCCAGAAGAAATCAGATCCATGGTCCATTACGCCAAGAATGTAATTGAGGAGTTCAGGAGAGCCAAACACTACAAGA CCCCCAGTGAGCTGCTGGAAATGTGTGAGCTCAGCCAGGAGAAAATGGGGGCTATATTTGCAGACACCAACGTCTACATGCTGCACATGATGTATCAAGCCATGGGCGTCTGTCTTTACATGCAGGACTGGGATGGGGCTATGAGCTACGGCGAGAAGATCATTCAGCCATATAG TGTACACTACCCAGCCTACTCTCTGAATGTGGCGTCTATGTATCTGAAACTGGGACGTCTGTATTTGGGGTTGGAGAAGAAGACACAAGGAGTGAAAGCTCTGAAGAAG gcATTGGCCATCATGGAGGTGGCTCATGGAAAAGATCACCATTATGTAGCAGAAGTCAAAAGAGAAATCGAGGAGCAGAAGTAA